CTGGACCGCGGCTATGCCCTGGTTTTCGACGCCGCCGGCAACCTGGTGAAGGACGCCGCACAACTCACTCAGGGCGATGAGATCTCCGCCCGCCTGGCGCGGGGCACGCTGCAGGCAACAGTGAAAAAAGCGCAACCGTAGTCGAATAGGGATGCGCGCCTTTCGCGCACTCCCTCGGCTTCGCTCGGGACAGGCTCTGCGAATCGGCGCGCCCAGATCCTCAGGAGAGTATCTTCAGCGCCACCGCGGCCTTGCGCTCGGTAAGGATCTTCTCCGCCAGGACGTCGGGCGCGTCCTCCGGCAGAAAGTGCGAGGCCGAATCGAGGAACACCGGCTCGCGCGCGTTGCGCAGGTTGTCGCGCAGCCGGTAGGCGTCGAGGCGGCCGAATACCGGGTCCTGCCGTCCCCACAGGATGTCTGCGGGCGCGGTGATTCTCGCCAGCCCGCGCTCGATCTCGCTCATGGTGCGGCCGGCGGCATCGGATTCGCGCAGCGGGATCATGCGCGGAAACGCCAGCACGCCGGTACGCGCGGCGGCATCCGGAAACGGGAAGCGGTAGGCGTCGAATTCGTGCAGAGAGAGCCTGCGCGCCACCGCGGTCCGCAGCGCCAGTTCGACAAACAGGTTCAAGCGGCGGACGGTGAAGCTGCCCAGCGGCCCGCGCGAGAGGCGCAGCCCCCAGTGCAGTTCGTAGGCGTCCGGGTTGTGCGGCAGATGCGCCCAGGTGTTCATCAGCACCAGGCGCGCGACGTTCTCCGGACGCGCCACCGCGTAGCCCAGCCCGATGGGCCCACCCCAGTCGTGCAGCACCAGGGTCATCTTCTTGAGCCCCAGCGATTCCACCAGCGCGGTGAAATTGGCAATGTGGCGCTCCAGCGTGTAGTAGGCCAGGTCGCCGGGCTTCTCCGAAAGGCCGAAGCCGATGTGGTCGGGCGCGATCACCCGGTAGCGCCCGGTGAGCTTCGGAATCACGTTGCGGTAGAGGAACGACCAGGTCGGGTTGCCGTGCAGCAGCACGATGGGCGGGGCGTCGGCAGCGCCTTCCTCGACGTAGCTCATGCGCTTGCCGTGGACCATGAGGCTCGCAGTGCGGAAGGGATACATCTCCCGTAGCCACGCGGGCAGTTCGGTCGTCGCCGGCTGGCCGTTCCGGGATGTGACTTCGGCGGTCATGACAACCAGGCTCGATTCTAACCGAGCCGCTTGGGAGGGGCCCCTCCGCAGGCCGGTTGGAGCATGGCGGTACAATAGGTCGAACGCGTAACCGGCCTGCTCTGGATTCAACGTTTATAGATTAGAAAAGATGACTCGCATCCTCGAGCTCGGGACACAAGTGTCGCTCGTGACCGTGCTGGACATCCTGGTGGTGGCCGCGCTGGTCTACGGCTTCCTGATGATGCTGCGCGGCTCCGGCGGCTACCATGTGCTGCTGGGCGCAGCGGCTGTGGCCCTGGTGCTTTACCTGGCGCGCGCTGCGAACTTGCCCATGGTGAGCTGGCTGGCCGACACCCTGCTGCCCTGGGCCGTATTCGCGCTCATCCTCATCTTCCGGACGGAAATACGGCAGGCGCTGCAAAAGCTGGGCCGCGCTCTCACCTTCGCGCGCTTCTCCCAGGGCGCGGGATCGGATTCGTACGACGACATCGTGCTGGCCGTGAACCTGTTCGCGCAGAATCACACCGGCGCGCTGATCGTCATCGAGCGGGAAGTCGGGCTCAAGACCTACATCGAGAGCGGAGTGCCGCTGGATGCGCACCTGACCTATGACCTGCTGGCCACGATTTTCCGTCCCAGCGCGCCCCTGCATGATGGCGCGGTCATCGTGCAGAAAGACCGTGTAGCGGCCGCAGCCTGCTTCCTGCCGCTGAGCATGAACCCAGTCCTCTCCACGCAACTGGGCTCGCGCCACCGCGCCGCCATCGGCATCACGGAGGACACGGACGCGGTGGCCATTGTGGTCTCCGAAGAAACCGGGGCCATCAGCCTGGGTGTAGCCGGCGAAGTGGAGCGCGACATCACCGTCGAGTACTTGCGTCAGCGGCTGGGTGAGCTGGTGCATCGTTACCTGCCACCGGCGGCGCTGCCCACGCCTGTCGTGGTCCCGGACGAGTCTGAGCCCGTGAAGGGTCAGCAGGAATGAGGAAGCTGTTCGGCACCGACGGCATTCGCGGCGTCGCGGGCGAGTTCCCGCTCGACGCCGACACCAGCTTCATCATCGGGCGCGCCCTGGGCCACCATCTGAAACGAAGCAACGGGCCCCCGAAAGTGGTCCTCGGCCAGGACACGCGCGAGTCCAGCGCCTGGATCGCCGACGCCGTGACGGCCGGCCTGGCGGCGGCGAGCGCCCAGGTGGAGAGCGCCGGCGTCATCACCACTCCGGGCATCGCCTACCTGGCGCGAGCGCGCGGCTTTGCCGCCGGGGTGGTGGTCTCCGCCTCGCACAATCCCTGGACCGACAACGGCATCAAGGTCTTCGCTTCCACCGGGTACAAGCTGCCGGACGCGGTCGAGCTGGCCATCGAGCAGGAGATCTTCTCGCTGCTGGCGGACGTGAAGGCCGCAAGCCCCCCGGAACACCGGGCGCCGTTCAAGCGTTCGTTGCCGGGCAGCGCCTCGCTGCAACGTCTCTATGTTCGCTGGCTGGACGAGCACCTCAAGAGCGTCGATCTCAGCCACCTGCGCGTCGTGGTGGATTGCGCCAACGGCGCAGCCAGCACGCTGGCCAAGGAGGTGTTCGCCGCTTGCGGCGTGCGCTCTCGCTACCTTCACCACACCCCCGACGGACGCAATATCAACGACCATTGCGGCGCGTTGTTCCCGCAGGCGGTAGCCGGCGAAGTGACGCATAACGAGGCCGACCTGGGCGTCACGTTCGATGGCGATGCCGACCGGGCGCTGTTTGCGGACGCATCCGGAAACGTCGTCAATGGCGACGCCGTATTGCTTCTCGTCGCGCGTGACATGAAGGCGAGAGGCGCGCTGCCCGGCGACCTGGTGGTTGCCACCACCATGTCCAACATGGGCCTTGAGGCGGCGCTGGCGCGCTCCGGCATCCGCATGCTGCGCGCTCCCGTGGGTGACAAGTACGTGCTGGAGGAGATGCAGAAGTCGGGCGCCGTCTTGGGAGGCGAGCAGTCCGGCCACATCATCTTTGCCGGAGACCACACCACGGGCGACGGCCTTCTGACCGCGTTGCGGGTGATGGAGATCGTGGTGCGCAGCGGCAAACCGCTGGCCGAACTGGTCGGCGACCTGGAAGTGTTCCCGCAGATCATCAAGAACGTCCGCGTGCGCGAGAAGAAGCCGCTGGACCAGATCGCGGCGGTCGCGCACGCCATCGCTGACGCGGAGCGTGCCCTCGATGGCCATGGACGCGTGGTGGTGCGCTACTCGGGCACCGAGCCCCTCGCACGCGTCATGGTCGAGGCCAAGTCCGAGCAGGAAATGCAACGCTCGGCCGAAGCGATCTGCGCGGCCATCCAGAAAGCTTTGGGCGTGTGACCTACTTCAAATCGCGCCAGTTCCTTCCGACACCGACTTCGGCCACCAGCGGTACCCGCAGCGCATAGACCCTTTCCATCCGTTCTTTCACCAGCGCGCTGACTTCCTGCACTTCGGCCTCAGGCGCTTCGAATACCAACTCGTCATGGATCTGCAGCGTCATGCGGGTCTTCAGACCGCGATCGCGCAACTGCTGGTCCACGTGAATCATGGCCAGCTTCATCAGATCGGCGGCGGTCCCTTGAAGGGGCGTGTTCACGGCGGTGCGCTCGGCAAAGCCGCGCAGGCTGGCGTTCTTGCTGTTGATGTCCGGGATGGGCCGCACGCGGCCGAAGAGGGTGCGAACGCGTTGCGTCCTCCTTGTCTCCTCCAAGGTACGGTCGATGAACGCGCGCACCCCCTTGTACTTGGCGAAGTAGGCATCGATGAACTTTTTGGCTTCGCGCTGCTCCACGCCGATCTGCTGCGAGAGCCCGAAGGGCGAGAGGCCGTACACGATGCCGAAGTTCACGGCCTTGGCGCGGCGGCGATGCTCGGAGTCGATGGCCAGCGGCGGCACGCCGAACACTTCCGCGGCTGTCAGGCGGTGGATGTCGTCGCCGCGGCGGAAGGCTTCCACCAGGAGGGGGTCTTCCGACAGATGCGCCAGCAGGCGCAGCTCGATCTGCGAGTAGTCGGCTGCCACCAGCACGTGGCCCGGTTCGGCGACGAAGGCGGCGCGAATCTCGCGGCCCAGCTCCGTGCGGATGGGGATGTTCTGCAGATTGGGCTCCGTGGAAGAAAGGCGTCCGGTCGCCGTGCCGGTTTGATTGAAGGTGGTGTGCAGACGGCCGGTGCGGGGATCGATCAGCTCCGGCAGAGCGTCCACGTAGGTGGACTTGAGCTTGGAGAGCTGGCGGTATTCCAGCACCAGCCGCGGCACGTCATGGCGTTCCGCCAGCACTTCCAGCACGTCCTGCGCCGTGGAGGGAACCCTGCCCTTGCCGTAGCGAGTGGGCTTGGGCAGCTTGAGCCGGTTGTAGAGCACATCGCCGAGCTGTTTGGGCGAATTGATGTTGAAATCCGTGCCGGCCAGCTCGTAGATGCGCGCGGCCACTTTCCCGGCTTCGCGCTCCAGGTCCGAAGACATGCGGTCGAGCGCGTGGGCGTCGACCTTCACGCCCGCCTGCTCCATGCGCGCCAGCACCGGCACCAGCGGCAGGTCGAGGTCCTGGTAGGCGCTTAGCAGATCGTCGCCTTCGACTTCCTGGCGCAGCGTGGGCGCCAGTCGCCCGGTGATGTCCGCAGCTTCGGCCAGCGACCCGCTCAACTTCAGGTTGAAGCGCCGCAGCGCCAGCTCCGGAAGGCCGTGCGTGGAGTAGGTAGGGTCGAGCAGGTAGGAATACAGCATGGTCTCGTGCCGGACGCCGTTCAGCTCCGCGCCGTGTTCCGCCAGCGCGTGAATGGCAGACTTCCAATCATGCACGGCCTTGGGAATCTGCGCATCGGCCAGTGCCTGGGCGAGCTTACGCATGGCCGGCCCATTGTCGAGAGACACGGTCAGGGCTTCGCCCTTCGCGGCTGAGATCGCGATCACGTTGGCCGGCGCGACCACCTCAGCAGAAGCGAGCGGAAGTTTCGCTGCCTCCGCGTCCTCCTCTTCCTCGCCGCGCGCAGAGCCGGCGATGGCCGGCGCCAGGGCCAGAGCCAACGGGTTGGAGTCATTCACGTGTGCCAGGAGCGCCTCGACTTCTTCGGCTGAGTGGGCATCGCGGTAGTCGGTGGGGCCGAGGTCGGCCGCGGGCACCAGTTCCTTGAGGAAGCTGGTGAACTCCAGCTCGGTGAACAGCGCCCTTAGCTTCTCGCTGTCAGGTTCGCTGATTTCGAGCGCCTTCAAATCCAGCTCGACCGGAACGTTGCGGTCAATGGTGGCCAGCTCCTTGCTCAGAAGGATGACCTCGCGGTTGTTCTCGAGCGACTCGCGGTACGTCTTCTTCTCCACTTCCGCGGCCCGTTCCAGCGCCTTCTCGACCGAGCCGAAGCGGCGGATCAATTCCACCGACCCCTTGTCGCCGATGCCGGGCGCGCCGGGAATGTTGTCGATCGAGTCGCCGCGCAGCGCCATCACCTCCACCACCTTCTCCGGCGGGACGCCCAGGATTTCTTCCACCTTGGGCGGGTCGTAGACCAGATTGTCTTTCTGCGGGTTGAGCACGCGCACCTTGTCGTCCACCAGTTGCAGCATGTCCTTGTCGCCGGAAACGACGTACACCTCGTACGATTGCTTGGCTGCCTGGCGCGCCAGCGTTCCCAGGACGTCGTCGGCTTCGTAGCCGGGCTGCTCCAGGACGGGGATGCCGTAGCCCTCGAGCGCGCGCCGGATGTAGGGAAACTGCTGCGCCAGGTCAGGCGGCGTCTCGGCCCGATTGGCCTTGTAGCCGTGATACGCCGTCTCCTGAAACGTCTGCGTCTTGATGTCGAACTTGCGCACCGTGCTCAGCGCCGCCGCCTGCTGGTCGCGGAAGGTGG
This portion of the Terriglobales bacterium genome encodes:
- the polA gene encoding DNA polymerase I, producing the protein MIQSSPKGRVFLLDAMSLIFRAYHAMARQRPMSTRDGLPTAAVYVFVNMLRKLRQDFAPEYLAAVFDPAGPTFRDQQAAALSTVRKFDIKTQTFQETAYHGYKANRAETPPDLAQQFPYIRRALEGYGIPVLEQPGYEADDVLGTLARQAAKQSYEVYVVSGDKDMLQLVDDKVRVLNPQKDNLVYDPPKVEEILGVPPEKVVEVMALRGDSIDNIPGAPGIGDKGSVELIRRFGSVEKALERAAEVEKKTYRESLENNREVILLSKELATIDRNVPVELDLKALEISEPDSEKLRALFTELEFTSFLKELVPAADLGPTDYRDAHSAEEVEALLAHVNDSNPLALALAPAIAGSARGEEEEDAEAAKLPLASAEVVAPANVIAISAAKGEALTVSLDNGPAMRKLAQALADAQIPKAVHDWKSAIHALAEHGAELNGVRHETMLYSYLLDPTYSTHGLPELALRRFNLKLSGSLAEAADITGRLAPTLRQEVEGDDLLSAYQDLDLPLVPVLARMEQAGVKVDAHALDRMSSDLEREAGKVAARIYELAGTDFNINSPKQLGDVLYNRLKLPKPTRYGKGRVPSTAQDVLEVLAERHDVPRLVLEYRQLSKLKSTYVDALPELIDPRTGRLHTTFNQTGTATGRLSSTEPNLQNIPIRTELGREIRAAFVAEPGHVLVAADYSQIELRLLAHLSEDPLLVEAFRRGDDIHRLTAAEVFGVPPLAIDSEHRRRAKAVNFGIVYGLSPFGLSQQIGVEQREAKKFIDAYFAKYKGVRAFIDRTLEETRRTQRVRTLFGRVRPIPDINSKNASLRGFAERTAVNTPLQGTAADLMKLAMIHVDQQLRDRGLKTRMTLQIHDELVFEAPEAEVQEVSALVKERMERVYALRVPLVAEVGVGRNWRDLK
- the cdaA gene encoding diadenylate cyclase CdaA; this encodes MTRILELGTQVSLVTVLDILVVAALVYGFLMMLRGSGGYHVLLGAAAVALVLYLARAANLPMVSWLADTLLPWAVFALILIFRTEIRQALQKLGRALTFARFSQGAGSDSYDDIVLAVNLFAQNHTGALIVIEREVGLKTYIESGVPLDAHLTYDLLATIFRPSAPLHDGAVIVQKDRVAAAACFLPLSMNPVLSTQLGSRHRAAIGITEDTDAVAIVVSEETGAISLGVAGEVERDITVEYLRQRLGELVHRYLPPAALPTPVVVPDESEPVKGQQE
- a CDS encoding alpha/beta fold hydrolase, giving the protein MTAEVTSRNGQPATTELPAWLREMYPFRTASLMVHGKRMSYVEEGAADAPPIVLLHGNPTWSFLYRNVIPKLTGRYRVIAPDHIGFGLSEKPGDLAYYTLERHIANFTALVESLGLKKMTLVLHDWGGPIGLGYAVARPENVARLVLMNTWAHLPHNPDAYELHWGLRLSRGPLGSFTVRRLNLFVELALRTAVARRLSLHEFDAYRFPFPDAAARTGVLAFPRMIPLRESDAAGRTMSEIERGLARITAPADILWGRQDPVFGRLDAYRLRDNLRNAREPVFLDSASHFLPEDAPDVLAEKILTERKAAVALKILS
- the glmM gene encoding phosphoglucosamine mutase, producing the protein MRKLFGTDGIRGVAGEFPLDADTSFIIGRALGHHLKRSNGPPKVVLGQDTRESSAWIADAVTAGLAAASAQVESAGVITTPGIAYLARARGFAAGVVVSASHNPWTDNGIKVFASTGYKLPDAVELAIEQEIFSLLADVKAASPPEHRAPFKRSLPGSASLQRLYVRWLDEHLKSVDLSHLRVVVDCANGAASTLAKEVFAACGVRSRYLHHTPDGRNINDHCGALFPQAVAGEVTHNEADLGVTFDGDADRALFADASGNVVNGDAVLLLVARDMKARGALPGDLVVATTMSNMGLEAALARSGIRMLRAPVGDKYVLEEMQKSGAVLGGEQSGHIIFAGDHTTGDGLLTALRVMEIVVRSGKPLAELVGDLEVFPQIIKNVRVREKKPLDQIAAVAHAIADAERALDGHGRVVVRYSGTEPLARVMVEAKSEQEMQRSAEAICAAIQKALGV